A region from the Phycisphaerae bacterium genome encodes:
- a CDS encoding SMP-30/gluconolactonase/LRE family protein, translating to MIAAYLVAMASVTFGQSVTPAATLTGVDHPTRLAATAGGGVYVTDQLAAEVVEFNAAGTEVARFPIPEGPIGIATGPGGQIYVSLMDGTVGIYDATFASTGALDPSPMTFVQPNGVAVHPVSGEVYVADMGADAIMVFDAAGVLQRAWGMEGSGLGQHMSSVSLAIDASLGRVLVADTDNFRVQEYDTAGTLLGKFGYKTLYVGSTQVAWLARTSGIAVDTCSNIYLADALMGTVRVFNSSGVEIDYTTPLISVPATSSQASFLTDMIIAGGKLYLANNGTAEVDVYDLTCSMPRGDSIGDPATNDEVALARKGRSTRTAVGPDNPFDIVQAMRNGQYDASLDLNQDRRVNTRDLDIAVASFGAATSDDFLAMNSPLAADFTWGVVPPHMIDIPNQCGRCHSMNGQPGGITSDWGQANLCGSCHVGAGVALEGALTFADKTMHHPTGVAADSGGVMGPAMGSDLLDHLDGGDVRCGTCHEPHAAYQGTCQVPANGMPTPQPHIGRCMDGPKNGQLCEVDGQCNLEYLRANGNSNALCGECHEEYHEWQHAGHSDELADPFSHYQWSLSNRSACRVCHSGDGFIDASKGMAPADQRGTFRVIDCLTCHATHGEAQADSLLRVYDDVTLPADPVNFPGGLMLTNKEGSATCMTCHNGRTAPPTQNSNPTPVSTPHYALGGVMLEGINAVEFGNTSLTNSPHTTLASCVDCHMAPGPASGPGAGKVGGHTWHLAVHDPADPDFGFENAVSACGGCHPGLTTLNRPSPDYDGDGVAEGVMVETQGLLDLVFAEITARGAIKLPSYPYWDLNPVPSGERILVKNCIWNWQYVTNSGDLGVKNTSYAVGVLQLTYEQLTGAPLAPPAVLRYVP from the coding sequence ATGATTGCTGCGTATCTGGTAGCCATGGCATCGGTCACCTTCGGGCAGAGTGTAACGCCCGCGGCGACCCTGACCGGCGTCGACCATCCGACCCGCCTCGCGGCGACCGCCGGCGGCGGCGTGTACGTGACCGACCAACTGGCCGCGGAAGTGGTCGAGTTCAATGCGGCCGGTACAGAGGTCGCCCGCTTCCCGATCCCCGAGGGTCCGATCGGCATCGCCACCGGACCGGGCGGACAGATCTACGTCTCCCTCATGGACGGCACGGTCGGTATCTATGACGCAACGTTCGCGTCGACCGGCGCTCTCGATCCGAGTCCGATGACCTTCGTCCAGCCCAACGGCGTGGCGGTCCACCCGGTTTCGGGCGAGGTCTATGTCGCCGACATGGGCGCGGATGCCATCATGGTGTTCGATGCGGCCGGTGTGCTCCAGCGTGCCTGGGGTATGGAAGGATCGGGCCTCGGACAGCATATGTCCTCGGTTTCGCTCGCCATTGACGCTTCGCTCGGCCGCGTGCTTGTCGCTGATACCGACAACTTCCGCGTGCAGGAGTATGACACTGCCGGCACCCTGCTCGGCAAGTTCGGCTACAAGACTTTGTACGTGGGCAGCACGCAGGTGGCGTGGCTGGCCCGCACCAGCGGCATCGCGGTCGATACCTGCAGCAACATCTACCTTGCCGACGCCCTCATGGGCACGGTCCGCGTGTTCAATTCCAGCGGCGTCGAAATCGATTACACCACCCCCCTGATTTCCGTGCCGGCGACTTCCTCGCAGGCAAGCTTCCTGACGGACATGATCATCGCCGGCGGCAAGCTCTACCTGGCCAACAACGGCACGGCCGAGGTCGACGTCTATGACCTGACCTGCTCCATGCCGCGCGGCGATTCCATTGGCGATCCCGCAACGAACGACGAGGTGGCCCTGGCCCGCAAGGGACGCTCGACGCGCACGGCGGTCGGCCCGGACAATCCGTTCGATATCGTCCAGGCCATGCGGAACGGCCAGTATGACGCTTCGCTGGACCTCAACCAGGATCGCCGGGTCAACACCCGCGACCTGGATATCGCTGTGGCGTCCTTCGGGGCTGCCACCAGCGACGATTTCCTGGCGATGAATTCGCCGTTGGCCGCCGACTTCACCTGGGGCGTCGTTCCGCCGCACATGATTGATATTCCCAATCAGTGCGGTCGCTGCCACAGCATGAACGGGCAGCCCGGCGGCATCACCTCCGACTGGGGTCAGGCCAACCTGTGCGGTTCGTGCCACGTCGGCGCGGGCGTCGCTCTGGAAGGCGCTCTGACCTTCGCGGACAAGACCATGCACCACCCCACGGGCGTCGCCGCGGACAGCGGTGGAGTCATGGGGCCGGCGATGGGCAGTGATCTTCTCGATCACCTCGACGGCGGTGATGTTCGTTGCGGAACGTGCCACGAGCCCCACGCTGCATACCAGGGTACCTGCCAGGTTCCGGCCAATGGCATGCCCACGCCGCAGCCGCACATCGGCCGCTGCATGGACGGCCCCAAGAACGGGCAGCTCTGCGAAGTGGACGGGCAGTGCAATCTCGAATACCTCCGCGCCAACGGCAACAGCAACGCGCTTTGCGGCGAGTGCCACGAGGAGTATCACGAATGGCAGCACGCCGGTCACTCGGACGAGCTGGCCGATCCGTTCTCGCACTATCAGTGGAGCCTGAGCAATCGTTCGGCCTGCCGCGTGTGCCACTCCGGCGACGGCTTCATCGACGCGTCAAAGGGAATGGCGCCCGCCGATCAGCGCGGCACGTTCCGCGTTATCGACTGCCTCACCTGCCACGCCACCCACGGCGAGGCCCAGGCGGATTCGCTGCTCCGCGTCTATGACGACGTGACCCTGCCGGCCGATCCGGTCAACTTCCCGGGCGGTCTGATGCTGACCAACAAGGAAGGCAGCGCGACGTGCATGACCTGCCACAACGGCCGTACGGCGCCGCCGACGCAGAACTCCAACCCCACACCGGTCTCCACGCCGCACTATGCCCTGGGTGGTGTGATGCTCGAAGGCATCAACGCCGTGGAATTCGGCAATACGTCGCTGACGAATTCACCGCACACGACGCTCGCCTCCTGCGTTGATTGTCACATGGCCCCCGGACCGGCTTCGGGTCCAGGAGCAGGCAAGGTTGGTGGGCACACCTGGCACCTCGCCGTCCACGATCCGGCTGACCCGGACTTCGGCTTCGAGAACGCGGTCAGCGCTTGTGGCGGATGCCACCCCGGGCTGACGACGCTCAATCGCCCGTCGCCCGACTATGACGGCGACGGCGTTGCCGAAGGCGTCATGGTGGAGACGCAGGGCCTGCTCGACCTGGTCTTTGCTGAGATTACCGCCCGGGGCGCGATCAAGCTGCCGAGCTACCCGTATTGGGATCTTAACCCCGTACCTTCGGGCGAGAGGATCCTCGTGAAGAACTGCATCTGGAACTGGCAGTACGTGACGAACAGCGGCGACCTCGGCGTGAAGAACACCTCCTACGCCGTGGGCGTGCTGCAGCTCACCTACGAGCAACTTACCGGCGCGCCGCTGGCGCCTCCGGCAGTCCTTCGGTACGTGCCGTAG
- a CDS encoding abortive infection family protein, whose protein sequence is MAGMSRMDIKKLVNRYIGVSGGYLGDFTYRTHADFYVEYCGLEIDPYQFSGTTRERFERILETSPPQVQAKIIRGIIEKYPPNGGDADKSQLAEGFIALAERLEKTATIDFTAPVFTCEIVERAINDAETLIRTCGPASGVDRVHTALHGYLRKACDDATVPYEPGATITALFKKLRADHPALKVDGPRAQDITQVMRAISSIMDALNPLRNNASVAHPNEVLLDEPEAMLAINAARTILHYLDAKLAKHRKDKEIRVRKAQTVTAPCDDDIPF, encoded by the coding sequence ATGGCCGGAATGAGCCGGATGGACATCAAGAAGCTCGTTAATCGTTATATTGGCGTCTCCGGCGGGTACCTTGGCGACTTCACGTACCGAACGCATGCCGATTTCTACGTTGAGTACTGCGGGCTTGAAATCGATCCGTATCAGTTCAGTGGAACAACCCGAGAGCGTTTCGAGAGGATCTTGGAAACTTCGCCGCCACAAGTGCAAGCCAAAATCATTCGCGGAATCATCGAAAAGTATCCACCCAATGGCGGCGATGCAGACAAGAGCCAACTGGCCGAAGGCTTCATCGCGCTGGCCGAGCGATTAGAGAAGACAGCAACGATTGATTTCACTGCGCCTGTCTTCACCTGTGAGATAGTGGAGCGGGCAATCAATGATGCTGAGACACTCATACGAACTTGCGGGCCCGCAAGTGGCGTCGATCGCGTTCACACGGCACTTCACGGCTACCTCCGCAAGGCATGCGACGACGCGACCGTCCCATATGAGCCCGGGGCCACCATCACCGCGCTGTTCAAGAAGCTTCGGGCAGATCATCCCGCCTTGAAGGTGGATGGACCACGCGCGCAGGACATCACGCAAGTCATGCGGGCTATCAGTTCCATCATGGACGCTCTGAATCCGTTGCGGAATAATGCAAGCGTCGCACACCCGAACGAAGTCCTTCTCGATGAACCAGAGGCAATGCTCGCGATAAACGCGGCACGGACAATCCTGCACTACCTTGACGCAAAGCTCGCAAAGCACCGCAAGGACAAGGAAATCAGGGTACGGAAGGCTCAGACGGTCACCGCCCCGTGCGATGATGACATCCCATTCTAG
- a CDS encoding flippase-like domain-containing protein, whose protein sequence is MPTEPVIESADVASEPARSSPWRRWLFRILKYALLAVVLVALGSHVRKLIADWRAHESVLRDTPIRPGWLIVAALTYGVGQVCFAAFWWRLLVRLGLHRRFSPVLQAYGIGTMGKYVPGKALVVLIRTGMITIPNVGRVWVGLSAVYETFVMMSVGGLLAAVCLFIVRSDDVLVWAGAAAAGIGLSAVLHPVFFGRFARLIALPFRREGNELSTAGWYTAYWKLGWISAIAWVLSGASLFAVLLSLGVERLLGVDFLLAVGTAALATTAGFIVVVLPAGVGVRELIIIHLLEQPFGHGRAVLASLILRTVWTLTEIALAGGLYGLYLWHKPRRPSENREATSDPASPREVPPFPAGGSDR, encoded by the coding sequence ATGCCGACGGAACCGGTCATCGAATCCGCGGACGTCGCTTCCGAACCGGCGCGATCCTCTCCGTGGCGCCGCTGGCTGTTCCGCATCCTCAAGTACGCTTTGCTCGCCGTCGTCCTCGTCGCGCTTGGCAGCCACGTACGCAAGCTCATTGCCGACTGGCGGGCCCACGAGTCCGTTCTCCGCGACACGCCCATCCGCCCCGGATGGCTTATTGTCGCGGCGCTAACCTACGGAGTCGGCCAGGTGTGCTTTGCGGCATTCTGGTGGCGGCTGCTCGTGCGCCTCGGGCTTCATCGCCGGTTCAGTCCGGTGCTTCAGGCCTACGGCATCGGCACGATGGGCAAGTACGTACCCGGCAAGGCCCTCGTGGTGCTGATTCGCACGGGCATGATCACGATTCCCAACGTCGGGCGGGTCTGGGTCGGATTGTCCGCCGTTTACGAGACCTTCGTCATGATGTCGGTCGGCGGATTGCTCGCCGCCGTGTGCCTCTTCATTGTTCGTTCCGACGATGTCCTTGTCTGGGCCGGGGCCGCCGCCGCCGGAATCGGCCTGAGCGCCGTTCTGCACCCGGTCTTCTTCGGGCGTTTTGCCCGCCTCATCGCTCTGCCCTTCCGCCGCGAGGGCAACGAGCTATCCACCGCCGGCTGGTACACGGCCTATTGGAAGCTCGGTTGGATCTCGGCGATCGCCTGGGTGCTCTCGGGCGCCAGTCTATTCGCCGTGCTGCTCTCGCTTGGTGTGGAACGTCTGCTCGGCGTGGATTTCCTTCTCGCCGTCGGAACGGCAGCCCTCGCCACCACGGCCGGGTTTATCGTCGTCGTACTTCCGGCGGGAGTCGGCGTGCGCGAGCTGATCATCATCCATCTGCTGGAGCAGCCTTTCGGCCACGGCCGCGCCGTCCTTGCCTCGCTCATCCTCCGAACCGTCTGGACGCTCACGGAAATCGCCTTGGCGGGCGGTTTATACGGACTTTACCTCTGGCACAAGCCGCGACGGCCGTCCGAAAACCGCGAGGCGACGTCCGATCCGGCATCGCCGCGGGAAGTGCCTCCGTTTCCCGCGGGCGGCTCGGATCGCTAA
- a CDS encoding glycosyltransferase family 2 protein has translation MSLTSPDAQQRQVRSSLRPDHGDGAAARVFCDLSVIVPLYNEEENVQAMLGELVPVLEATGLDYEVICVDDGSRDRTVELLLAAAEGNSRVILVELRRNFGQTAAMAAGIEHSRGRVLVPIDGDMQNDPGDIPALLAKLEGPPAYDIVSGWRHKRHDKWLTRKLPSRMANAIIRRFTNVPIHDFGCTLKAYRREVLEHVSLGSDLHRFLPALAQWHGANIAEMVVNHRPRTRGKTKYGLDRTVRVLLDLVTVKFLGSYMTRPLYFFGKIGMAAFGLALVLLIVAIGQKFGYMGQPDGLNLNRNVLVSLSALLVFCTVQCVLFGVVSELLVRIYHDIREMPIYRVRRVIRGGARLEASASASRVASETREPAGVKP, from the coding sequence ATGTCCCTGACCTCTCCCGACGCACAGCAGCGCCAAGTGCGATCCTCGCTGCGCCCCGATCATGGCGACGGCGCCGCGGCGCGCGTGTTCTGCGACCTTTCCGTCATCGTCCCCCTTTATAATGAGGAAGAGAACGTCCAGGCCATGTTGGGCGAGCTTGTTCCCGTGCTGGAAGCGACCGGCTTGGACTATGAAGTGATCTGCGTTGACGACGGCAGCCGCGATCGCACCGTCGAACTGCTTCTTGCCGCGGCCGAGGGTAACTCCCGCGTCATCCTTGTTGAGCTGCGCCGCAACTTCGGCCAGACCGCCGCCATGGCCGCCGGCATCGAGCACAGTCGCGGGCGCGTCCTCGTGCCCATTGACGGCGACATGCAGAACGACCCCGGGGACATCCCCGCGCTGCTCGCCAAGCTCGAGGGTCCTCCAGCCTACGACATCGTCAGCGGCTGGCGGCACAAGCGCCATGACAAGTGGCTAACCCGCAAACTGCCCTCGAGGATGGCCAACGCCATCATCCGCCGCTTCACCAACGTCCCCATCCACGACTTCGGCTGCACGCTCAAGGCCTATCGCCGTGAAGTGCTCGAACACGTGAGCCTGGGCAGCGACCTTCACCGCTTCCTGCCCGCCCTCGCGCAATGGCACGGTGCGAACATCGCCGAAATGGTCGTGAACCACCGCCCGCGCACGCGAGGCAAAACCAAGTACGGCCTCGACCGTACCGTCCGCGTCCTGCTCGATCTCGTGACCGTGAAGTTCCTCGGCAGCTACATGACGCGCCCGCTCTACTTCTTTGGCAAGATCGGCATGGCCGCGTTTGGCCTGGCGTTGGTCCTGCTGATCGTGGCCATTGGGCAGAAATTCGGCTACATGGGACAGCCCGACGGACTCAACCTGAACCGCAACGTGCTCGTCTCGCTTTCGGCCTTGCTGGTCTTCTGCACCGTGCAATGCGTGCTCTTCGGCGTGGTCAGCGAATTGCTCGTGCGGATCTATCACGACATCCGCGAGATGCCCATCTACCGCGTGCGACGCGTGATCCGCGGCGGCGCTCGACTGGAGGCCTCGGCGAGCGCTTCGCGGGTGGCGTCGGAAACACGGGAACCGGCGGGCGTGAAGCCATAG
- a CDS encoding cytochrome c3 family protein encodes MNSGSTRSALAALVLLPLLLATSVLAAPPDYSKGCSSTGCHDGFAKRAVIHDPLESCDICHELTDEAAHRFTFTTEGNGLCLDCHDAFEGDVKHDAVTDGACTDCHDPHGSAQKGLLLQPQAALCGDCHDDVVDGLKYQHGPVAAGSCTVCHAPHASSHKHLLVEEGKPLCLKCHAAMKDRLDHAKVVHEAVSDDCTSCHRPHSADNAKFLTQGLPTLCMDCHDDIGEQATEAKVKHSVVTVGRACANCHDAHASAQKALLPETSMKLCLSCHDREVTTTDGRKLKNIAQIIEKPVKHGPIEDGDCVTCHAAHGSSFVALASEAYPASFYAPYDAKTYALCLDCHDGEAMAEAETESATGFRNGKQNLHYLHVHRSPKGRTCRACHDVHATERPKLIADSVPFGAWDIPIKFRESPAGGSCAPGCHRPFRYNRETPVINMPDDTASASN; translated from the coding sequence TTGAATTCAGGGTCAACTCGGTCGGCGCTGGCTGCTCTGGTTTTGCTCCCCCTGCTCCTGGCGACTTCGGTACTGGCCGCGCCGCCGGACTACAGCAAGGGATGCTCATCGACCGGGTGTCACGACGGCTTCGCCAAGCGGGCCGTCATTCACGATCCCCTGGAAAGTTGCGACATCTGTCACGAATTGACGGATGAGGCGGCCCATCGCTTCACCTTCACGACCGAAGGCAACGGCCTCTGCCTGGATTGCCACGACGCTTTCGAGGGGGACGTCAAACATGATGCCGTCACCGACGGGGCGTGTACCGATTGCCATGATCCGCACGGCTCGGCGCAGAAAGGGCTGCTCTTGCAGCCGCAGGCGGCGCTCTGCGGTGATTGCCACGACGATGTCGTGGACGGGCTGAAGTATCAGCACGGTCCGGTGGCGGCGGGGTCATGCACGGTCTGCCACGCGCCGCATGCCTCCTCGCATAAGCACTTGCTCGTCGAGGAGGGGAAACCCCTGTGCCTGAAGTGCCACGCGGCCATGAAGGACCGGCTGGATCATGCCAAGGTTGTTCATGAGGCGGTGTCCGACGACTGCACGTCATGCCATCGTCCGCATAGCGCCGACAACGCCAAATTCCTGACCCAGGGCCTGCCGACGCTCTGCATGGATTGCCACGACGACATCGGCGAACAGGCAACCGAGGCGAAGGTCAAGCACAGCGTGGTCACGGTCGGCCGGGCCTGCGCCAACTGCCACGACGCGCACGCCTCCGCGCAGAAAGCGCTGCTTCCCGAGACGTCCATGAAGCTCTGCCTGAGCTGCCACGACCGGGAAGTAACCACCACGGACGGCCGAAAACTGAAGAACATCGCCCAGATCATTGAGAAGCCGGTCAAGCACGGGCCGATCGAGGACGGCGACTGCGTGACCTGCCATGCGGCGCACGGCTCGTCGTTCGTCGCCCTTGCCAGCGAGGCCTATCCGGCCAGCTTCTATGCTCCGTACGATGCGAAGACTTATGCACTTTGCCTGGATTGCCACGACGGGGAGGCGATGGCCGAGGCGGAAACGGAGAGCGCCACCGGCTTCCGCAACGGCAAGCAAAACCTGCACTATCTCCACGTCCACCGGTCGCCCAAGGGGCGTACCTGCCGGGCGTGTCACGATGTTCACGCCACCGAGCGCCCCAAGCTGATCGCCGACAGCGTTCCCTTCGGAGCCTGGGACATCCCCATCAAGTTTCGCGAGAGTCCCGCGGGAGGGAGCTGTGCGCCGGGGTGTCACCGGCCCTTCCGCTACAACCGCGAAACGCCGGTCATCAACATGCCCGACGATACGGCATCGGCATCGAATTAG
- a CDS encoding sigma-54-dependent Fis family transcriptional regulator gives MSTHCILLADDEETLRKNLAQVLEDEGFEVIACADGAAALRALKQRAIDAMITDLRMPRINGMDLIRHAKEHAPDASIIVITAFGEVETAVEAMKNGARDYLCKPLIFDELIFKLKRLLAQDDLERQNEVLRKQLRQAHAVTEIVGDSQAMHFIRRSIERINGTMSNVLVCGESGTGKEVIARALHYSGVTRDRAFVAVNCGGLVDTLVESELFGYRKGAFTGANSDHIGYFEAADGGTLFLDEIGNLPLKSQAVLLRAIEDRAITRVGDHRPRPVNIRIVAATNSDLEKAIAKGQFREDLYYRLNVLRLDIPPLRQRSEDIPPLLDHFVAKYNAELNTDCPGFSPEAVQLLCRHSWRGNVREFENVVERALIFADGAEVGADDLIFLAGAGPRGDADCLNLRAANAEFERQHLLKVLAMFENNKAAAADALGIGLSSLYRKLDEHGLSKYGKSGPEAAVA, from the coding sequence ATGAGTACGCACTGCATTCTACTGGCGGACGACGAGGAGACGCTGCGCAAGAACCTTGCGCAGGTGCTGGAGGATGAAGGGTTCGAGGTGATCGCCTGCGCCGACGGCGCGGCCGCGCTCCGCGCGCTCAAGCAACGGGCCATCGATGCCATGATCACCGATCTGCGCATGCCGCGGATCAACGGAATGGACCTGATCCGCCACGCCAAGGAGCACGCCCCGGATGCGAGCATCATCGTCATTACGGCATTCGGCGAGGTCGAAACGGCCGTGGAGGCGATGAAGAACGGGGCACGCGACTATCTCTGCAAGCCGCTGATCTTCGACGAGTTGATTTTCAAGCTGAAGCGCCTGCTCGCCCAGGACGATCTCGAACGGCAGAACGAGGTGCTGCGCAAGCAGTTGCGACAGGCCCACGCCGTGACGGAGATCGTCGGCGACTCTCAGGCGATGCACTTCATCCGCCGGTCGATCGAGCGGATCAACGGCACAATGAGCAATGTGCTCGTCTGCGGCGAGAGCGGCACGGGCAAGGAGGTTATCGCCCGGGCGCTGCACTACTCGGGCGTTACGCGGGACCGGGCCTTCGTCGCGGTGAACTGCGGCGGACTGGTGGACACGTTGGTGGAGAGCGAGCTGTTCGGCTATCGCAAGGGGGCGTTTACCGGCGCCAATTCGGATCACATCGGCTATTTCGAAGCGGCCGACGGGGGCACGCTGTTTCTCGACGAAATCGGCAATCTGCCGCTGAAGAGCCAGGCCGTGCTGCTGCGAGCCATCGAAGACCGGGCGATCACGCGCGTGGGCGATCATCGGCCTCGGCCGGTCAACATCCGCATCGTGGCCGCCACCAACTCCGATCTGGAAAAGGCGATTGCCAAGGGACAGTTCCGCGAGGATCTGTACTACCGCCTCAATGTGTTGCGCCTGGATATTCCGCCGCTGCGGCAGCGCTCGGAGGACATCCCCCCGCTGCTGGATCATTTCGTGGCGAAGTACAACGCGGAGTTGAACACGGATTGTCCGGGGTTCTCACCGGAAGCCGTGCAGCTTCTCTGCCGGCATTCATGGCGCGGAAACGTGCGGGAGTTCGAGAACGTCGTCGAACGGGCGCTGATTTTCGCCGATGGGGCCGAGGTGGGCGCCGATGACCTGATCTTCCTCGCCGGCGCCGGTCCGCGCGGCGACGCCGATTGCCTGAATCTCCGCGCCGCCAACGCGGAATTCGAGCGCCAGCACCTGCTGAAAGTGCTGGCGATGTTCGAGAACAACAAGGCTGCGGCCGCCGATGCGCTGGGTATCGGATTGTCCAGCCTTTACCGCAAGCTCGATGAGCACGGTTTGTCCAAGTATGGCAAGAGCGGTCCGGAAGCCGCGGTGGCCTGA
- a CDS encoding cytochrome c3 family protein has product MRPHRASPSADPMKNLPSHAPLRRAPRARRTFLFLLPFAIITAAGTSGGESGDWTRSLRNGPGDINHPVGVVPSEKVRIPEGWPLDAGGTITCRTCHEGIPSLARGAAVNLRGQERGAAFCAHCHEGNASLGHWQAMDRAHVRASMSATVSSGVGLDIESRRCMSCHDGVSAPDSTGIMGHRVGGYPGDRDSNHPVGIAYSRSKGRPGTTRMRPAGLLPKEVRLPGGAVSCVSCHNLYSSDPAKLTVPIEGSKLCLSCHDMD; this is encoded by the coding sequence GTGCGTCCACACCGCGCTTCGCCGTCGGCCGATCCCATGAAAAACCTGCCCTCGCACGCTCCCCTGCGGCGTGCACCGCGCGCACGTCGGACATTCCTGTTCCTGTTGCCCTTCGCGATAATTACGGCGGCCGGAACCTCCGGCGGGGAAAGTGGAGACTGGACGCGATCCCTTCGAAACGGCCCCGGTGACATCAACCACCCCGTGGGTGTCGTACCGTCCGAGAAAGTGCGGATACCCGAAGGATGGCCATTGGACGCCGGCGGGACCATCACGTGCCGCACGTGCCACGAGGGTATTCCTTCCTTGGCGCGGGGCGCAGCGGTGAACCTCCGCGGCCAGGAACGCGGCGCGGCATTCTGCGCGCACTGCCACGAAGGCAATGCTTCGCTGGGCCATTGGCAGGCAATGGACCGGGCGCACGTCCGCGCGAGCATGTCGGCCACCGTATCTTCGGGCGTCGGTTTGGATATCGAATCGCGGCGTTGCATGTCATGCCACGACGGCGTTAGCGCGCCGGACTCGACCGGAATCATGGGGCACCGCGTCGGCGGGTATCCCGGCGACCGGGACTCCAACCATCCGGTGGGCATTGCCTATTCGCGTAGCAAGGGGCGCCCGGGAACCACAAGGATGCGTCCTGCCGGTCTGCTGCCCAAGGAAGTGCGGCTGCCCGGCGGAGCGGTCAGTTGCGTGTCCTGCCACAATCTCTATTCGAGCGACCCGGCAAAACTCACCGTGCCGATCGAAGGCTCGAAACTTTGCCTATCTTGCCACGACATGGACTAA
- the hcp gene encoding hydroxylamine reductase, translated as MFCNQCEQTAHGQACVDLGVCGKDPDMQSLQETLLYGVKGMAAYAHHARRLGMVDEGVNAFIEEALFSTVTNVNFDMESLFELVLECGKWNLRVMQMLDEGHTKHFGTPQPTSVYEGTKAGKGILVTGHDMVDLHDVLEQTKGKGINVYTHGEMLPAHMYPGLKKYDHLVGHFGDAWQKQKLDFTEFTGPVLATTNCVLIPREVYKDRLFTTRVTAVPGGKRLKTNDYSSLIECAQHSEPLVEHKVRETTIGFHHSVLTGVADRILAAVQAGKISRFFVIGGCDGAESGRNYFARFAAATPADSIILTMGCGKYRIRNEEVGTIQLDGVGELPRILDMGQCNDSYGAIQVAAKLAGALGCGVNDLPLTIVLSWFEQKAVAVLLTLLHLGVKGIRIGPAAPAFLSPNVLRVLQDKFDLRLTNSDPIADLKAAMATRN; from the coding sequence ATGTTTTGCAATCAGTGCGAGCAGACCGCTCACGGACAAGCCTGCGTGGACCTCGGCGTTTGCGGCAAGGACCCGGACATGCAGTCGCTTCAGGAGACGCTTCTGTACGGCGTGAAGGGCATGGCCGCGTATGCCCATCATGCCCGCCGGCTGGGCATGGTGGACGAAGGCGTCAATGCCTTCATCGAGGAGGCGCTTTTCTCCACGGTGACCAACGTCAACTTCGACATGGAGAGTCTGTTCGAGCTGGTTCTGGAATGCGGCAAGTGGAATCTGCGCGTCATGCAGATGCTCGACGAAGGCCACACCAAGCACTTCGGCACACCCCAGCCGACCAGCGTGTACGAAGGTACCAAGGCCGGCAAGGGCATCCTCGTTACGGGGCACGACATGGTCGACCTGCACGACGTGCTCGAGCAGACCAAGGGGAAGGGCATCAACGTCTACACCCACGGCGAGATGCTCCCCGCGCACATGTATCCGGGGTTGAAGAAGTATGACCATCTTGTGGGGCACTTCGGCGACGCCTGGCAGAAGCAGAAGCTGGATTTCACGGAGTTCACCGGGCCGGTGCTGGCGACGACCAACTGCGTGCTCATCCCGCGCGAGGTCTACAAGGACCGGCTGTTTACGACGCGGGTGACGGCCGTCCCCGGCGGGAAGCGTCTCAAGACGAACGACTATTCCTCGCTTATCGAGTGCGCCCAGCACAGCGAGCCGCTCGTCGAGCACAAGGTGCGGGAGACGACGATCGGCTTCCATCACAGCGTGTTGACGGGCGTCGCCGATCGGATTCTGGCGGCCGTGCAGGCGGGCAAGATCAGCCGGTTTTTCGTCATCGGCGGATGTGACGGCGCCGAGTCGGGCCGGAACTACTTCGCCCGTTTCGCGGCGGCCACACCGGCGGATTCGATCATTCTCACCATGGGCTGCGGCAAGTACCGCATTCGCAACGAGGAGGTCGGCACGATCCAGCTCGACGGCGTGGGCGAACTGCCGCGCATTCTGGACATGGGGCAGTGCAACGACAGCTACGGTGCGATCCAGGTGGCCGCCAAGCTGGCGGGGGCGCTGGGGTGCGGGGTTAACGATCTGCCGCTGACGATCGTGCTGAGCTGGTTCGAGCAGAAGGCGGTGGCGGTGTTGCTCACGCTGCTGCACCTGGGGGTGAAGGGGATTCGGATCGGACCGGCCGCACCGGCGTTCCTGTCGCCGAACGTCCTGCGCGTGCTTCAGGACAAGTTCGATCTGCGGCTGACCAACAGCGATCCGATCGCGGATCTGAAGGCGGCGATGGCGACGCGGAATTGA